The sequence TAAGAAAGGTTTAACCCTTGTAACTAATTCTTTGATAGGTAGGTTTTTAATATATACAGAGTTCATCCATTTTAGTTTTTCCATGTTAAATACTGCAGGATTTTTGGAAACACGGTCTAAGGAAAACTCCTTTAACAGCTCATCAAGGGTAAACAATTCCCTTTCTCCTTCTGGAGCCCAACCTAGTAAAGCCAAAAAGTTTATAAGGGCTTCAGGGAGATATCCTTTATCACGGTATTGATCGACACTGGTGTCCCCATCTCTTTTACTCATTTTCTTTTTTTGTTCGTTAAGTATTAAAGACACATGAGCAAATTTGGGTTTAGGTTGTTGTAAAGCATCGTATATTAGTACCTGTCTAGGAGTGTTAGAAAGATGTTCATCGCCTCTAACCACATCAGTTATGCCCATTGTTATATCATCTATTACAACTGCGAAGTTATACGTAGGAATTCCATCGGATTTAACTATAACATAATCGCCAATACCATCGCTCTCAAATTTAACTATACCCCTGACTTTATCATCGATGGTTATTACCTGGCCTTGTGGCACCTTGAATCTAATAACATATTTCTTTCCTTGCCCTTCAAGTTCTGTAATTTGATCTTCTGTTAGGGAGCGACATTTACCACTATACTTAGGGGTTTCTCCCTTAGCCATAGATTCTTGTCTTTGGGCCTCAATTTCTTCTGCTGAACAAAAACATTTGTAACAGTCTTTTTTGTCAAATAATTGGTCAAGGAAATTTTTATAAATATCTAACCTCTCTGTTTGCCTATATGGTCCGTTTTCTCCACCAACCCTAAGACCTTCTTGCCAATCAAGCCCTAACCACTGGATACTGTCTAAGATTTCCTCTTCCCAGTGAGCTGACGAACGAGCCAGGTCAGTATCTTCACTGCGAATTAAAAAGGTGCCGCCTGCCTGCCTTGCTAACAAATAATCAAACAAAACTGTTCTTGCTCCTCCAATATGTAAAGGCCCAGTGGGACTCGGGGCATATCGTACTTTATAAGTCATAAAGATAACCTCCATTTAATATTTATTTGAACCCAAATATTATACCAATATTTGTCCTTTGTTACAATTGAATTAAAGTAATTGCTTGAGCAGCTATCCCTTCTTCACGACCTACGAAACCTAGTTTTTCAGTGGTAGTTGCTTTTATTGTTATATCACTTTCTTTAATTTCCAAAATACTGGCTATGTTTTTTTGCATTTTATCTATGTAAGGAGCTATTTTAGGTCTTTCTGCCATTATTACACAGTCAATGTTAGTTATGATTACATTATTTTCGTCTAGCTTATCCTTTACTTTTTTTAGAAGTTTAAGGCTAGAAATATCCTTATACTTTTGATCAGAATCAGGAAAAATTTGGCCTATATCACCTAAACCGCTTGGGCCAAGGAGACTATCCATTATAGCATGTAATAAAACATCCGCATCGGAATGGCCAGCCAAACCTTTATGATGGTCTAACTTTACACCTCCTAGAATTAGATCCCTATTATCTGTAAGTCTATGTACATCGTATCCTAAGCCTATTTTAAACATCACCTAAGCCCTCCCGTTCTAAAATGTATTGTGCTAAAAGTAAATCTTGCGGGGTGGTGATTTTAATGTTTGTTTCTTCCCCTTTTATAGTTTCGATACTATAACCTAGGTACTCCATCATTGAGCTTTCATCTGTAAATTTTTCTAAACTGCCTATGGATTTTTTAAATGCGGCTTCAAGTTTATTGATATAGAAGCATTGAGGTGTTTGAACGGCAAATAATTTTTCTCGCAGGGGTGTTTTAACAACCTTCCCTGCCTCTATGATTTTAATAGTATCCTTCACTGGTATTACAGGTATAACCCCATCACTATGTGGATTGGTTCTAAGATGCTTTATTAAATCCTTTAATAGTTGATGAGTTAACATGGGCCTTGCTGCATCATGTACCAACACTACATCTTCTAAGCCGGCCTTGATTTCCTTTATACCATTATAAACTGATTGTGCCCTGTTTGATCCACCTATTACTACTTTTTTCACTTTATCTAATTGATATTTATTAATTATCTCCTCTTGACAATAACTTACGTCATTCTTAGGTACTACTAAGATTATCTCATGTATATCATCGCAGTTTTGGAACAATAACACAGTGCGGGCCAACATAGGTTGACCCGCTAAGTTTAAAAATTGTTTTTTTTGTTTTTTACCCATTCTATTCCCGTTTCCGGCTGCAGGTATAAGTGCAATATTTTTCATAACATACTCCTATGAATTATAATTAAGTTTTAACAAGCTTTATCATTACTCTTAATTTTTGCAAATATCATTCTTCCAGCGGCAGTTTGTAGGACACTTGTTACTAGCACCTCAAGGTTTTCACCAATATGCCTTCTACCACCTTCTACTACAATCATGGTACCATCATCTAGATAGGCTACACCTTGACCTGATTCTTTACCATCTTTAACAATTTGTACTAACATCTCTTCTCCTGGTAAAACAACTGGTTTTACAGCGTTCGCCAACTCGTTTATATTTAAAACTGGTACTCCTTGTAACTCACAAACTTTATTTAAGTTGTAATCGTTTGTAACTACCATACCCTTAAGTTTTTGTGCCATTTTGACCAGTCTACTATCTACCTCTAAAGAGTCAAATTCCTTTTCTTCTATGATAGAAACTGGGATTTTTAGTTCCTTTTGAATTCTGTTTAGTATATCAAGCCCTCTTCTACCCCTATTTCGTTTCAGTGTGTCAGAGGAGTCCGCTATGTGCTGTAACTCGTCAAGTACAAACATTGGAATAATAATTTTTCCTTCAATGAATCCAGCATGGCAAATGTCTGCCACCCGTCCATCTATTATTACACTTGTGTCTAGTATTTTACATATCTGGCTATTGCTAATACCTTTTTCTTTATCTTTATTACTCCTTGTAAAAAGAGTGAGCAAATCATCCCACTTACTAACGGCAACCACATATCCAAAGTAACCAAAAACTATATTGGTCACAATGGGTAAAACCGAACCAACTAGAGGCAACTCTTTAAAAGGATGTATTAGCAATGTGGCTAATATAAGACCTAGCATTAGTCCCACTATACCTGCTAATATATCCTGAACCGGTGTAGTTTGTAACCTCTTATTAATCCAGCCTCCAACATTTTTAAAATAGGTGGTTATCCTTGGGAAAATAAAAAAACATATAATTCCTAATGCTAAACCTAAAAACCCCGCTCCACCTTGCTGCTGAAGGTCTGATAAATTAAAGAACTGCAAGATCTGAATTGATAATAAATAACCTATTGATATACCCAAAAGCGCCGACAATACCCTAAAAACTTTATCTAGCATTTCTATCCCTTCACCTCCTATAATTACATACTAAAGTATAGTATAAACTATCACTCATAATATATACAAATAAATTAGATAAATATTTTGTAAACATTAAATAAACATTTTAGTTATCTTCTTTTAAGCAAAAGATTCAACTAGCAATTCATCAGCACGGGTTTCATCTATATCTTTTGCAAGTACTATTTCACTTATTAGTATTTGCTTTGCGTTTTCTAGCATCCTTTTCTCACCAGAGGATAGACCTTTTTCTTTGTCACGGATTGTTAAATCTTTAACTACCTCTGCAATGGCTAAAATATCACCACTTTTAATTTTTTCTAGGTTAGCCCTATATCTACGGTTCCAGTTTGTGGACATGACATTCTTCTCCCCTTGCAGTATGGCAAAAACCTCATTCAACTCTTTGTTGCCCACTATATCCCTTACACCAACTTCTTCAACTTTATCAAGTGGAATAAAAACCTTCATTGATCCAATGGGAATTCTCAAAACGTAATACTTATGGTTAACACCTAAAACTTCCCTTTCCTCTATTCCTTCAATAACGCCTGCCCCATGCATGGGATAGACTACCTTATCACCAACTTTAAACATTTGATTCACCCCACTTTTTAAAAAATGCAATTTTTTATAATTTTACCACAAAAGTATTTGTCTTGTCAAAAATATTAAATGATATCATATAATGTCTTTTTTTGTCAACTTTTTTTTAAGGATATTAAAATAATAATTTTTTTATTGCTTTTCACCCTTGTCAGTTTGACAAAGCATTTAATTAATAGATATAATATCATTAAAAGAAAGCAAGGAGTGAAGGCAGCCAATGAAGGAAATTAACTGTGAAGCTTTTCAAGGTAAGGTAAATGATTTACTTATTAGACATAGAAGTATATTAGATGTTTTGTCGAAGTACCATGAGTCCAACAGTAGAGTTAATCGTTCAGTAGCCAAATCAGTCACTAACTGTGGTTGTTTAAGTATAAATGCTGCCAAGGAAGTAGATTCTTTAGAAATGGAACCAGAGGAGTTCTACTCATCTAGGGAAACTCATTTAGCTGGAAAACTTTGCGATAGCTGCAAAGAGATTATTGAAATGGAGTTGGGAAATAATCTCTTTTATTTCGTTGCTTTATGCAACATATTAGACTTAGATATGGAAGAAATACTGAAAAAAGAGTATGGTAAGATATCTGCACTAGGCAAATTTAATCTTACATAAAAAGAAGGGAGCCCTTGGCTCCCTTCTTTATTTTTGTATCACTCTTTTACTTTTATAATATCTAAATAATATAAGTCCTTGCTCTTTTATCCCTATTAAAAGATATATAATAACTGGGAAAAATATCAGTTCCCTGAATCTCAACACAAATATAACAAATAACAACACAAACACAATAGATGCCTGCAAAAACTTCGGTATCCCAATTTTTTTAAAGTCTGGATATCTCACAGCGCTAATCATAAAATATGCTAAAAGCAATGTTATAAAAGCTAGCATTCTATGGGGTATCAAAGACTGATAGGTCATTATTATTGTTAAGATTCCCCCTGCCATTGTTATGGGCATGCCGATAAAAAAACCTGGTGTAGAGTCTACAACGTTAAATCTAGCTAGGCGTATGGCTCCAGCTAGGGGGAAGGTAAATGCTATCATTATACCAATGATCCCAAATTCCTCAAGGGCCAAGGTATAAGTAACAAAGGCTGGTGCTACCCCGAAAGTAACAAGGTCAGAAAGGGAATCTAATTCTTTCCCAAACTCACTGCTAACACCTAAATATCGTGCAATTCTTCCATCTAAGCCGTCCAATAACATTCCAACTATTATAAATGCAGCACCCGTTGTAGGTTCTCCTTCAATAATTAAAAGTAATGCAATCAATCCGAATATAAGGTTACCTAGTGTAAATATACTAGGTAACATCCTTTTTAAAATCACAAAATCCACCTCCCCTTTTAAACGTGCCTATCTAGTAGCACTTGTTGTTGCAACCTACGCAATCCATCCTTTATGGCTCGAGCTCTCACCTCACCAATTCCGTCTACTTCATCTAGCTCCTCTATGGTGGCTATTAAGATATTGTGCAGTCCACCTAGTTCCTCTACAGTGTTTTCAATTACAGGCATTGGCAAACGTGGTATTTTGTTTAAAATTCGATGCCCTTTAGATAGTACTGGCTGCTCTAGGGTTGAAACGCTTCCTCCGTAGCCTAAAATCTTACTTATTATTGTTAATTCAAGTAGGTCTTCTGAGCTTAGGGCCGCCATGCTTTTAAGGACATCTTCAGGTGCCTTTTCGTCATTATTTGCGATATAATCTTTAATGACTAGGTACCCTTCTTCTTCTACATTAGCTATTAACTCTTCTAGCTGCATCCTAATAAGTCTTCCTTCATCTCCTAGCTCTACAATGTACTTTCCTAGTTCACCAACTATACGTAGAACCATTTCATAACGTTGTAGAACATTAACAATGTCACCAATATTAACCATTTCTTCAAATTCTAGTGCGCTTAGGTTTACAAGTCCTTGCTCTAAAACTGATCGGTATTTGTCTAGGGTTTGTATAGCTTGATTTGCTTTGTTTAAAATTACACTTATATCCTTTAATGCATACTTCATATAGCCTTTATATAAGGTAATAATATTCCTCCTTTGAGATATGGAAATAACAAGCTCCCCTGTTTGTCTAGCTACCCTTTCAGCGGTTCTATGTCTTATTCCAGTTTCCGTTGATGCTATGGATGAGTCGGGAATTAGCTGAGTGTTAGCATACAATATCTTCTTTGCGTCGTAACTTAGGATAATAGCTCCATCCATCTTTGCAAGTTCGTATAAATTTGCTGGAGTAAAGTCGCTGTTTATATAAAATCCCCCATCAACTAATTCCTGCAACTGTGGGCTCTCACCTAGCACAATCAGAGCGCCCGTTTTAGCCCTTAATACATTCTCTAGGCCCTCACGTAGTGCCGTCCCTGGTGCCACAAGCTGAAGGGTCTTTAATAATTTTTCTTCTTCTCCTCGTAATGTGCTCATGAAATTACTCACCTCCTAAAACTACTTCTATGCCATGTCGAATATCTTTAATAGGATATATCTCTAGCCCTTCAATATCTGGTATGGAGCTTACATCTGGTACTAGTGCTTTAGTAAATCCTAACTTTTGTGCTTCTTTGAGCCTAGTATCCAACCTATTTATACTCCTTACTTCTCCTGTAAGCCCAACCTCGCCCATAACAATCCAATCTCTTTTTATAGGTTTATCTTTAAAGCTAGATGCCAATGCTATAGCAATGGCCAGGTCTACAGCAGGTTCATTTATTCTTACACCACCTGCTATATTAACAAAAGCATCAGAGTTATTTAAGTATAAACCTACTCTTTTTTCTAGCACAGCCATTAGTAAGGACACCCTGTTGTAGTCCACTCCATCTGTCATCCTCCTTGGGTTGCCAAAGTTAGTGGGACTAACTAATCCTTGGACCTCCACTAAAATGGGCCTTGTCCCTTCAAGGCTAGCTGTAACCACTGAACCCGCCCCTTCTACTGGACGTTGGGACAAAAAGAGTTCAGATGGATTTGATACTTCTCTTAAACCTTTATCTTGCATCTCAAATACACCTATCTCATTAGTGGAACCAAATCTATTTTTTACACCCCTTAGAATCCTAAAGGATTGATGTCTTTCTCCTTCAAAATAAAGAACAGTATCAACCATGTGTTCAAGTATACGCGGCCCTGCTATCCCCCCCTCTTTTGTAACATGCCCTACAATAAAGGTGGTGGTGTTTGTGTTTTTAGCTATTCCCATTAATGCTGCAGTACATTCTCTAACCTGAGTTACACTGCCTGGTGCAGATGTAAGCTCACTGTTATAAGCTGTTTGTATTGAATCTACTATTAAAAAATCAGGATTGTATTTAACAACAGCTTCTTTAATATTGTTGATTTCAGTCTCCGCTAGCAGAAATAAGTTCTCTTCAGCTATTTCTAGTCTATCTGCCCTTAGTTTAATCTGCTGTATTGATTCTTCACCAGATATATATATAACTTTTCCTTTTTTGGCTAAACTGGACGATGTTTGTAAAAGTATTGTTGATTTTCCTATTCCGGGATCTCCACCAATTAGTACTAGGGAGCCATCTACTATGCCCCCACCTAATACTCTATCTAGTTCTTGGATCCCTGTGGTAGTTCTTTTCCCTGCCTCAAACTTCACATCTTTTATAGAAACTGGACTTGAAAGCTTCGGCAACTGGCCAAAGGCCCCTTTACTGCCCGTAAACTTCATTTCTTCATCCATTGTATTCCAACTAGAGCACGCAGGACATTTTCCTACCCACTTTATAGATTCATATCCGCATTCCCTACAAACGAAAACTGTTTTATTCTTATCAGATTTCTTCAATAATTATCAACACCTTCATGTTTTAACAAACTTTCTTCAAATTCTTATTATATCATATTATTCTCTCAGAATCAGAAAAATTCCTGCACCTTTAAAGAATTTGTAATAAATACTTCTCGATAGTCGGATGGTTAGTTAGATAATAAATAGAAGTGGTCCAAGATAGTTTTTATATAAAAACCACTAAGGAATAAATCCCTAGTGGCTTCAGCTTGTAGACAAACCTAAGACAAAGTCATTGACCCTAGATGTGTATATTAAAAAGCAGTACAATTAATTCGAGGAGATAGACTTAAGAGCTGAATAGCTAAACGGAAGAAGGGGCGAGAAACAGGACGTCAGACTGTGTGAGAATTAGAGAATAATATATGTCTAAATGGCTCTAAAGTACTGTAAATACAGTACTTTTCCCTTTTTCTGTAGTATAATTAAGTTATAGAATATCGGAGAGGGGATTTTAAATTGTCATTTATAAAAGGTACAGATAGAAAGCAAAAAACAATGTTTCCTGACTGCATAGAAGATTACATAGGTGAGGATAATCCCGTTAGAGTAATTGATGAATACGTAGAACTGGTCAATATGAGTGCATTCACTAAATCAAAGGAACACCGCAGAGGTGCACCAGGATATCATCCCTCTGTTTTATTGAAGTTATATCTATACGGGTATGTAAATGGCATAAGATCATCTAGAAAGCTAGAAACAGAATCTCACAGGAATATAGAAGTGGTTTGGCTATTACAAAAACTAAAACCTGATTTTAAAACAATAGCTGATTTCAGGAAAGAAAATAAAACTCAGCTAAAACAAGTCTTCAAGGATTTTACAAAGTTGTGTAAGGATCTCAAACTATTAGGCGAGGAATTCATAGCAATAGATGGGACTAAAATTCAAGCTAATAATTCAAAGAAGAATAATTTCTCAAAGAAAAAAATACAGAGACACAAGCAATATATCGAAGATAAGGTTAATTCCTATCTAGATTTGTTAGAAAGCAGTGACAAAGACGATTCACCTAAACTTAAGTATACACCTGAAGAAATTCAGCAAAAAATTGAAAAACTCAAGGAGCGTAAAATTAAATTTGAAGAGTTGGAAGAAAAACTACACAGTAGCGAAAGTAATGAAGTATCTACAGTTGACAAAGATGCTAGGCTAATGGACAACAAAAACAATGGTGTTACTGTAGCATATAACATACAAACAGCTGTAGACTCTAAGCATAGTATTATAGTGGCATATGATGTTACAAACAATCCCGCAGATCAAGGCAATCTAAATTCACTTGCAGAAGAAACTAAAGATATATTTGGAAAAAGGAAACTCGAAGTAGCAGCAGATAAAGGCTATTACCAAGCAGACGATCTTATGAAATGTGAGAGAAACCAAACAACAGTCTATTTGCCAAAACAGTCGTATTCTAACGCCACAGGAGACAAAGATTTCTACGGAGATAAATTTACTTATGTGCCTGAAAAAGATTTATATATTTGTCCTTTAGGACATGAACTTCGCAGAATAAATCACAAATCAAAAGAACCAAAGAGAATAAAATATAGAAACTACGATGCCTGTAAAAACTGTGAATCAAAAAGCAAATGTACCACTGCAGCTAAAGGCAGGATAATAAATCGATCACCTAGCCAAGATTTTTTGGATACTATAGATGCTAGAACAGAAGCAAATATGGACAAATACCTACAAAGACAGATGATTGTTGAGCATCCTTATGGAACCATCAAAAGGACAATGAATGCTGGGTATTTTTTAACAAGAGGGATGGATTCTGTAACTACAGAGACAGCCCTAGTTTTGCTAGCCTATAATTTTAAAAGAGTAATAAATATTATAGGTGTGAAAGAACTACTAAGGATATTAGTAGCTCTTAGACCCATTTTATCATTGTGTTTTTATAGGTTTAAATCATATTGCTCCAAAAGACAGGAAATTTACAGCTAATCTTTGAGTTTTTAGAGATTATCCACACAGTCTGACGTTTCGAGAGCTCCACTGAACCATGGACGGTGAATTGGAGCGGTACCCTTCTGGAGTTTAGATAGAAGCCTTAAGTCTCACGGAGAATTTTGTACAGCGTTTAATATGCGACATTCATAAAAAATGACTTTGTCATCAATCTGAAACCACTAAGGAATAAATCCTTAGTGGTTTTTTCTGAACTTGATTTTTCCGTCTATCACTTCAAGTAATATATTATCTCCTTTTTTAGCTTCACCTTTTAGGATTTCCTCTGATAAATCATCTTCTATTAGGCGTTGTATAGCTCTTCTTAGGGGCCTTGCTCCATATGTTGGGTCAAATCCTTCCTCTGCAAGGTGTGCAAAAACTTCTTCTGTTGCGTCAAGGTTAATCCCGTACTCTTTAACCCTTTTAGCAAATTTGCTAAATAATAGCTTTACAATCTCTTGAATATGCTCTTTTTCCAAGCTGTGAAACACTATTATTTCGTCAATCCGATTTAAGAATTCTGGCCTGAAGGTTCTTTTCAACTCATCTGTGACTTTATTTTTCATGTCACTGTAATTACTTTCGCTACTTGCTGGCCTAAAACCCATGGAAGATTCTTTTTTAATAAGGTCAGCACCAACATTTGAAGTCATTATAATAACTGTGTTCCTAAAATCAACTCTCCTGCCTTTTCCATCAGTTAGTATTCCATCTTCTAGAACCTGTAAAAGGATATTAAATACTTCAGGATGGGCTTTTTCAATTTCGTCAAATAGGATTACTGAGTAGGGCTTCCTTCTAACTTTTTCTGTAAGTTGCCCTCCTTCATCATAACCTACATATCCTGGGGGAGCACCCACAAGTCGGGCTGTTGTATGTTTCTCCATGAATTCAGACATATCGATGCGAATCATGGCGTCTTCGTCTGCAAATAAGCTTTCTGCTAGAGCTCTAGCTAACTCTGTTTTACCTACTCCAGTTGGACCTAAGAATATAAATGACCCAATTGGCCTTTTAGGGTCCTTAAGACCAGCTCTAGCTCGCCTTACAGCTCGAGCTACAGCCTGAACTGCTTCCTCTTGCCCTATCACTCTGTTATGCAAAATGCTCTCTAGATTCAATAGTCTTTGTGTTTCTTCTTCAGCTAGTTTCTTAACTGGTACACCAGTCCAACTAGATACTATCTGTGATATTTCTTCGGGGGTAACCACATATTTGTCAGAAACCTGCTTCTTCTCCCACTGATTTTTTAGTGATTCTAAATTTTCTTTGATTTCTCTCTCTTTATCCCTAAGTTGTGCTGCCTTTTCAAATTCTTGATTCCTAACTGCAGCATCTTTTTCTTTTTTAGAATCCTCTAGTTCTTGCTCTAAGTTTTTAAGGTCAGGTGGAGCTGTATATGTTGTTAGTCTAAGTCTTGAAGCGGCTTCATCAATTAAGTCTATGGCTTTGTCAGGTAGAAACCTATCGGTAATATATCTATCAGAAAGATTAACTGCTGCCACTATGGCATCATCACTAATTTTTATTCTATGATGTGCTTCATATCTATCCCTTAGCCCTTTTAGAATTTCAACTGCCTCATCTTTTGTTGGTTCTCCAACTGTAATTGGCTGAAACCGCCTTTCTAAGGCGGGGTCTTTTTCAATATGCTTTCTGTACTCATCCAGTGTTGTTGCACCGATTGTTTGAAGCTCACCCCTAGACAAAGCAGGCTTTACGATGTTTGATGCATCTATGGCCCCTTCTGCACCTCCTGCCCCTATAATAGTGTGAATCTCATCTATAAATAGTATTACATTTCCTACTTCTTTGAATTCTTCCATGAGTTTTTTTAACCTTTCTTCAAACTCACCTCTATACTTAGTACCAGCCACAACAGAAGCAAGTTCTAAGGTAACTAGCCTTTTGTTCCTCAGTGTCTCTGGTACATCCCCATCTATAATTTTTTGGGCAAGACCCTCAGCTATGGCCGTCTTACCAACTCCCGGTTCTCCGATCAAACAAGGATTATTCTTAGTCCTTCTGCTTAACACTTGTATAACCCTTTCTATTTCTTTGCTCCTACCTATAACTGGATCTAATCTGCCCAATTGCGCTTCTTTAGTTAAATCTCTTCCAAATGAATCTAGCATGGGTGTTGTTTTTTGGTTATGATAATTAGCATTTTTCGCTTTAGGAGTTTTAGGGTCAGTATATCCACCTAGTTCCTTTAGAATTGATCCTCTTGTTTTATCTAAATCTACTCCTAAGTTATCAAGTACCTTTGCTGCCACTCCCTCACCTTCTTTAATTAGCCCAAGAAGGATGTGTTCTGTACCAACATAGTTATGACCTAGAATCTGTGCTTCATCTGTGGCTAGCTGCACCACCATTTTCGAACGTGGTGAAAAACCTATGTTCCCTTCTATGGGTTTCTCACCTTTACCTATTAAACCTTCTATTTGTGTCTTTACTCCTTCAATATCTACGTTTAATTCAGTCAGCACCTTAGCTGCAATTCCTTGTCCTTCCTCAATAAGCCCTAGGAGGATATGCTCAGTACCCACTATGGAATGCCCAAGTTTCTTTGCTTCTTCTTGTGCTAGTGTTATGACATGCTTAGCTCTTTTGGTAAATCTCTCAAACATATTTCTTCACCTCCGCTATTTTTTTTGTAAAACTTCTCTAATAACTTCAGCCCTTTTTATATCTCTAACTTCACTACTTAATTGTTGTCCATATAATTTTTGTAAGAACCCTGGCCGTGTGATTACTATAAGCTCTTTAAAAAAATGAGGGTTTATACCATCTAGTAATTCTAGATCAACTCCAAGTTTTACATAAGAGAGTAGTTCTAGTGCTTCTTTTGAAGTTATTGTATATGCATTTGAAAGTATCCCATAAGCTCTATACACTTTATCTAAAAGTGCCACCTTATTTTCTTCCATGAGATATTTGCGACTGTTTAGTTCATGGTCTATTATCTGTTTTGAAACTCTCCTTAAGTTATCTATAATCTCAGTCTCACTTTGTCCTAATGTCACCTGATTAGATATTTGCAAAATATTTCCCAATGATTCTGATCCTTCACCATAGATTCCCCTAACAGCAAGACCGAGCTGTGAAACTGCAGTAAGAACTCTATTTATTTGCTTCGTCAACACAAGGGCAGGTAAATGAACCATAACTGAAGCCCTTAAGCCAGTTCCTAGATTTGTTGGGCATGCGGTTAAATAACCTTTTTGTTCATCAAACCCATATTCCAACTTAGACTCGATTAAGTTATCTATTTCATCTGCTACTTGGAGCCCTTCCTCTAGGTTTAAAGATGGTAGAACTACCTGTATTCTAATATGATCTTCCTCATTTATCATTATACTCACTGTTTCCTCGTTGTTTAGCCAGACTCCACTATACTTACTCTCGTTGATTAAGGTTGGACTGATCAAATGTTTTTCAACTAAAGTCAGGCGATCTTCATAACTAAGAGAAGACATCAACAAGAATCTATAATGGTCTTTATTATCAATTGTCTCACTGACCATCTTTTCCACTTGTTTTTGTTGATTTTGATCTGCAAGTTGAGGAAAAGGAATATTGTCTATATTCCTAGCTAACCTTATTCTACTGCTTATTACTATGTCGGAATATTCTCCCTTTCCTTCTTTCATCCAATTGCTAGCATGTTTTTTAATAAAATTGTCTAGGGACATTAGCTTCC comes from Alkalicella caledoniensis and encodes:
- the gltX gene encoding glutamate--tRNA ligase, translating into MTYKVRYAPSPTGPLHIGGARTVLFDYLLARQAGGTFLIRSEDTDLARSSAHWEEEILDSIQWLGLDWQEGLRVGGENGPYRQTERLDIYKNFLDQLFDKKDCYKCFCSAEEIEAQRQESMAKGETPKYSGKCRSLTEDQITELEGQGKKYVIRFKVPQGQVITIDDKVRGIVKFESDGIGDYVIVKSDGIPTYNFAVVIDDITMGITDVVRGDEHLSNTPRQVLIYDALQQPKPKFAHVSLILNEQKKKMSKRDGDTSVDQYRDKGYLPEALINFLALLGWAPEGERELFTLDELLKEFSLDRVSKNPAVFNMEKLKWMNSVYIKNLPIKELVTRVKPFLRNNITDIDSYEESWLENVVESVREKMTVLSDIVELTADIFHDDIDFDGEKSRDILKQEEVDSVMDLFKEKIIAAEELNYNKVEDILKSLTKELNLGGKKVFMPLRVALTGRTSGGELYSLIPILGKERVIKRVDKMLSKR
- the ispF gene encoding 2-C-methyl-D-erythritol 2,4-cyclodiphosphate synthase; the protein is MFKIGLGYDVHRLTDNRDLILGGVKLDHHKGLAGHSDADVLLHAIMDSLLGPSGLGDIGQIFPDSDQKYKDISSLKLLKKVKDKLDENNVIITNIDCVIMAERPKIAPYIDKMQKNIASILEIKESDITIKATTTEKLGFVGREEGIAAQAITLIQL
- the ispD gene encoding 2-C-methyl-D-erythritol 4-phosphate cytidylyltransferase; this encodes MKNIALIPAAGNGNRMGKKQKKQFLNLAGQPMLARTVLLFQNCDDIHEIILVVPKNDVSYCQEEIINKYQLDKVKKVVIGGSNRAQSVYNGIKEIKAGLEDVVLVHDAARPMLTHQLLKDLIKHLRTNPHSDGVIPVIPVKDTIKIIEAGKVVKTPLREKLFAVQTPQCFYINKLEAAFKKSIGSLEKFTDESSMMEYLGYSIETIKGEETNIKITTPQDLLLAQYILEREGLGDV
- a CDS encoding PIN/TRAM domain-containing protein gives rise to the protein MLDKVFRVLSALLGISIGYLLSIQILQFFNLSDLQQQGGAGFLGLALGIICFFIFPRITTYFKNVGGWINKRLQTTPVQDILAGIVGLMLGLILATLLIHPFKELPLVGSVLPIVTNIVFGYFGYVVAVSKWDDLLTLFTRSNKDKEKGISNSQICKILDTSVIIDGRVADICHAGFIEGKIIIPMFVLDELQHIADSSDTLKRNRGRRGLDILNRIQKELKIPVSIIEEKEFDSLEVDSRLVKMAQKLKGMVVTNDYNLNKVCELQGVPVLNINELANAVKPVVLPGEEMLVQIVKDGKESGQGVAYLDDGTMIVVEGGRRHIGENLEVLVTSVLQTAAGRMIFAKIKSNDKAC
- a CDS encoding CarD family transcriptional regulator; translation: MFKVGDKVVYPMHGAGVIEGIEEREVLGVNHKYYVLRIPIGSMKVFIPLDKVEEVGVRDIVGNKELNEVFAILQGEKNVMSTNWNRRYRANLEKIKSGDILAIAEVVKDLTIRDKEKGLSSGEKRMLENAKQILISEIVLAKDIDETRADELLVESFA
- a CDS encoding DUF1573 domain-containing protein, with translation MKEINCEAFQGKVNDLLIRHRSILDVLSKYHESNSRVNRSVAKSVTNCGCLSINAAKEVDSLEMEPEEFYSSRETHLAGKLCDSCKEIIEMELGNNLFYFVALCNILDLDMEEILKKEYGKISALGKFNLT
- the pssA gene encoding CDP-diacylglycerol--serine O-phosphatidyltransferase yields the protein MILKRMLPSIFTLGNLIFGLIALLLIIEGEPTTGAAFIIVGMLLDGLDGRIARYLGVSSEFGKELDSLSDLVTFGVAPAFVTYTLALEEFGIIGIMIAFTFPLAGAIRLARFNVVDSTPGFFIGMPITMAGGILTIIMTYQSLIPHRMLAFITLLLAYFMISAVRYPDFKKIGIPKFLQASIVFVLLFVIFVLRFRELIFFPVIIYLLIGIKEQGLILFRYYKSKRVIQK
- the disA gene encoding DNA integrity scanning diadenylate cyclase DisA, with product MSTLRGEEEKLLKTLQLVAPGTALREGLENVLRAKTGALIVLGESPQLQELVDGGFYINSDFTPANLYELAKMDGAIILSYDAKKILYANTQLIPDSSIASTETGIRHRTAERVARQTGELVISISQRRNIITLYKGYMKYALKDISVILNKANQAIQTLDKYRSVLEQGLVNLSALEFEEMVNIGDIVNVLQRYEMVLRIVGELGKYIVELGDEGRLIRMQLEELIANVEEEGYLVIKDYIANNDEKAPEDVLKSMAALSSEDLLELTIISKILGYGGSVSTLEQPVLSKGHRILNKIPRLPMPVIENTVEELGGLHNILIATIEELDEVDGIGEVRARAIKDGLRRLQQQVLLDRHV